The Penaeus monodon isolate SGIC_2016 chromosome 13, NSTDA_Pmon_1, whole genome shotgun sequence genome contains a region encoding:
- the LOC119580085 gene encoding poly [ADP-ribose] polymerase tankyrase-2-like isoform X1 — MASRRSALASQTEISGNDPLRELFEACRNGDLVRVKKLVNPQNVNARDTAGRKSSPLHFAAGFGRRDVVEHLLNLGAAVGARDDGGLIPLHNACSFGHAEVVSLLLKHGADPNARDNWNYTPLHEAASKSKFDVCIVLLQNGADPSIRNTDGKTALDLADTYARSVLTGEYKKEELLEAARAGNEERLLALLTPLNVNCHASDGRKSTPLHLAAGYNRTEIVTILLQHGADVHAKDKGGLVPLHNACSYGHFEVTELLIKHGANVNAMDLWQFTPLHEAASKSRVEVCSLLLAHGADPTLLNCHSKSAIDVAPTRELQERLSYEYKGHSLLEACRQADSTRLKKLLSADVVNFKHPYTGDTPLHCAVSSSSGKRRGVVEALLRKGAPLQEKNKDFLTPLHLSADKGHYDIMELLLKHGSKVNALDSLGQTALHRAGRDGDVQACRVLLQYGVDPTIISLQGYTATQLATEPVQRLLHALQPLKRDSRPAEDPPGPGVDSEQQLLEASKSGDIECVRRILTAQPYLVNVRDLDGRHSTPLHFAAGYNRVPIVEYLLQHGADVHAKDKGGLVPLHNACSYGHYEVTELLVRHGACVNVADLWKFTPLHEAAAKGKYDIVKLLLKQHGADVNRKNRDGHTALDLVKESDQDVADLLRGDAALLDAAKKGNLARVQKLLNPENINCRDSQGRNSTPLHLAAGYNNLEVAEYLLENGADVNAQDKGGLIPLHNASSYGHLDIAALLIRFQTAVNATDRWGFTPLHEAAQKGRTQLCALLLAHGADPYLKNQEGQTPLHLATADDVRSLLQDAMMSQPALAPAAGGAAPPPVSPASPKPPGTPSKSASQSTVSPAPSLISINNIGAEVETVMMPSGASLTFTPVMCSSPGIGDGCCDHSRCETTPDTTVNMSIASFLNSLGLEHLRDIFEREDITLDILAEMGHEELKTIGINAYGHRHKLLKGIEKLLSQHNGLLGSACSSSGGANGSSQGTLLVDLCREDREFIAVDEEMQATIREHRDNGHAGGVFSKYNVVKIQKIRNKRLWERYAHRRREVAEDNSGQSNERMLFHGSPFISAIVQKGFDERHAYIGGMFGAGIYFAEHSSKSNQYVYGIGGGTGCPVHKDRSCYSCYRQLLLCRVTLGKSFLQFSAMKMAHAPPGHHSVVGRPSAGGLCYPEYVVYRGEQAYPEYLITYQIVKPEEAGPKEDGARDND; from the exons ATGGCTTCCCGGAGGTCTGCCTTGGCCTCGCAAACCGAAATCTCCGGGAACGACCCTCTCCGCGAGCTGTTCGAGGCCTGCAGGAATGGAGACCTAGTGCGAGTGAAGAAGCTCGTGAATCCGCAAAATGTGAACGCCAGGGACACGGCAGGGAGGAAGTCTTCGCCCTTGCACTTCGCAGCAG GTTTTGGCCGGAGAGATGTGGTGGAGCATTTGCTGAATCTTGGAGCAGCTGTCGGAGCGCGTGACGACGGCGGACTAATTCCCCTGCACAACGCTTGTTCCTTCGGCCACGCGGAGGTTGTTTCGCTGCTCCTCAAGCACGGGGCTGACCCCAACGCACGCGACAACTGGAACTACACGCCCCTCCACGAAGCTGCTTCCAAGTCCAAGTTTGATGTTTGCATAG TTCTTCTTCAAAACGGAGCGGATCCAAGCATCCGCAACACAGACGGCAAGACGGCGCTGGATTTGGCAGATACCTATGCTCGCTCTGTGCTCACAG GGGAGTACAAGAAAGAGGAGCTGCTTGAGGCTGCCAGAGCAGGCAATGAAGAGCGTCTGCTGGCCCTTCTGACTCCCCTCAATGTCAACTGCCATGCCTCCGATGGCCGTAAGTCCACCCCTTTGCATCTGGCAGCGGGCTACAATCGTACAGAGATTGTAACAATACTGCTTCAGCATGGAGCAGATGTCCACGCAAAGGACAAAGG TGGCCTGGTTCCTCTCCACAATGCCTGTTCCTATGGCCACTTTGAGGTGACGGAACTTCTCATCAAGCATGGGGCCAACGTGAATGCCATGGACCTGTGGCAGTTCACGCCCCTGCATGAAGCTGCCTCAAAGTCACGGGTGGAG GTGTGCTCCCTCCTCCTGGCCCATGGTGCTGATCCTACACTGCTCAATTGCCACTCCAAGTCTGCTATTGATGTAGCCCCCACCAGGGAGCTCCAAGAAAGACTCTCCT ATGAGTATAAGGGCCACAGTCTGTTGGAAGCGTGTCGGCAAGCTGATTCGACAAGGCTAAAAAAGTTACTCTCAGCAGATGTTGTTAACTTTAAGCACCCGTACACAGGAGATACTCCCCTT CACTGTGCGGTGAGTTCAAGCAGCGGCAAAAGACGTGGAGTGGTGGAGGCGTTGCTGAGGAAGGGCGCTCCACTCCAGGAGAAGAACAAGGACTTCCTCACCCCACTCCACTTATCTGCCGACAAGGGACATTATGATATAATGGAACTCTTACTCAAACATGGGTCCAAGGTCAACGCACTCGACAGCTTAGGTCAAACCG CTCTACATCGAGCTGGTAGAGACGGGGATGTTCAGGCATGTCGTGTGTTACTACAATATGGTGTTGACCCCACAATCATCTCACTTCAAGGGTACACTGCCACACAACTTGCAACAGAACCTGTGCAAAGGCTACTCCATG CACTTCAGCCCCTAAAGAGAGACTCTCGCCCTGCAGAAGACCCACCTGGGCCAGGTGTGGACAGTGAGCAGCAGCTTCTCGAGGCCTCAAAGTCCGGCGACATTGAGTGTGTCCGGCGCATCCTCACTGCTCAGCCTTACCTGGTCAATGTGAGAGACCTAGATGGAAGACATTCCACGCCCCTCCACTTCGCTGCGGGATATAACCGTGTCCCAATTGTGGAATACTTGTTGCAACATGGAGCAGATGTTCATGCTAAAGATAAAGG TGGCTTGGTACCCCTCCACAACGCTTGTTCATATGGTCACTATGAGGTTACGGAATTGCTGGTGAGGCATGGAGCCTGCGTCAACGTGGCAGATCTCTGGAAATTTACGCCATTGCACGAAGCTGCTGCCAAGGGAAAATATGACATTGTAAAGCTGTTGTTAAAG CAGCATGGGGCCGACGTCAACAGGAAGAATCGTGATGGTCACACGGCCCTAGACCTGGTGAAGGAGAGTGATCAGGATGTAGCTGACCTCCTGCGGGGAGATGCGGCCCTCCTTGATGCAGCCAAGAAGGGCAACCTTGCCAGGGTACAGAAGCTGCTCAACCCAGAGAACATCAACTGCAGGGATTCGCAG gGACGTAACTCAACACCCCTGCACCTAGCTGCAGGCTACAACAATCTCGAAGTTGCAGAATATCTCTTAGAGAATGGGGCAGACGTCAATGCTCAGGATAAG gGTGGTCTGATTCCCCTCCACAATGCCTCTTCCTATGGCCATCTGGACATCGCAGCGCTACTCATCCGGTTCCAGACGGCAGTTAATGCCACTGACCGGTGGGGCTTCACTCCCCTTCATGAAGCTGCACAGAAGGGGAGAACGCAGCTGTGTGCCCTCTTGCTGGCTCATGGTGCTGATCCCTATCTCAAGAACCag GAGGGCCAAACTCCACTGCACTTAGCCACTGCAGATGATGTACGAAGCTTGTTGCAAGATGCCATGATGAGTCAGCCAGCCTTGGCGCCAGCTGCAGGTGGGGCTGCTCCTCCCCCTGTGTCCCCTGCCTCCCCGAAGCCCCCTGGCACACCCTCCAAGAGTGCCTCGCAGTCTACAGTGTCCCCTGCACCTTCACTCATATCCATCAATAACATCGGAGCTGAGG TGGAGACAGTCATGATGCCTTCAGGAGCAAGCTTGACTTTTACCCCAGTCATGTGTTCCTCACCGGGCATTGGGGATGGTTGCTGCGACCACTCTCGATGTGAGACCACACCAGACACTACAGTCAACATGAGCATTGCTTCATTTCTTAACAG TCTGGGCCTGGAGCACCTAAGAGATATCTTCGAGAGGGAAGACATCACTCTTGACATACTAGCAGAGATGGGACACGAGGAGCTGAAGACCATTGGCATCAATGCATATGGCCACCGTCACAAGCTACTCAAGGGCATCGAGAAACTTCTTAGTCAACACA ATGGATTACTAGGCAGCGCTTGCAGTAGCAGTGGCGGTGCAAATGGTTCATCACAGGGCACACTGCTGGTCGATCTTTGCCGGGAGGATCGTGAGTTCATAGCAGTGGACGAGGAGATGCAGGCGACTATCCGAGAGCACCGGGACAATGGCCATGCGGGAGGGGTCTTTTCCAAGTACAATGTTGTCAAG ATccagaaaataaggaataaacgCTTATGGGAGCGCTATGCACATCGTCGTAGAGAAGTTGCAGAAGACAACAGTGGTCAGTCCAATGAGAGAATGCTGTTCCATGGATCTCCGTTTATCTCTGCCATAGTGCAGAAAGGCTTTGATGAAAGACATGCCTATATTGGTGGCATGTTTGGAGCAG GTATTTACTTTGCTGAGCATTCCTCCAAGAGCAATCAGTATGTATATGGCATTGGTGGTGGCACTGGCTGCCCAGTACACAAGGACCGTTCCTGTTATTCATGTTATAG GCAATTACTGCTGTGTCGAGTTACGCTTGGTAAGTCATTCCTGCAGTTCTCAGCGATGAAGATGGCCCATGCTCCTCCAGGACACCACTCTGTTGTTGGAAGGCCCAGTGCTGGTGGGCTCTGCTACCCTGAATATGTGGTGTACAGAGGGGAACAG gcATACCCCGAGTACCTCATCACATACCAGATTGTCAAGCCAGAGGAGGCTGGACCGAAAGAGGATGGTGCCCGGGACAACGACTGA
- the LOC119580085 gene encoding poly [ADP-ribose] polymerase tankyrase-2-like isoform X4 produces the protein MASRRSALASQTEISGNDPLRELFEACRNGDLVRVKKLVNPQNVNARDTAGRKSSPLHFAAGFGRRDVVEHLLNLGAAVGARDDGGLIPLHNACSFGHAEVVSLLLKHGADPNARDNWNYTPLHEAASKSKFDVCIVLLQNGADPSIRNTDGKTALDLADTYARSVLTGEYKKEELLEAARAGNEERLLALLTPLNVNCHASDGRKSTPLHLAAGYNRTEIVTILLQHGADVHAKDKGGLVPLHNACSYGHFEVTELLIKHGANVNAMDLWQFTPLHEAASKSRVEVCSLLLAHGADPTLLNCHSKSAIDVAPTRELQERLSYEYKGHSLLEACRQADSTRLKKLLSADVVNFKHPYTGDTPLHCAVSSSSGKRRGVVEALLRKGAPLQEKNKDFLTPLHLSADKGHYDIMELLLKHGSKVNALDSLGQTALHRAGRDGDVQACRVLLQYGVDPTIISLQGYTATQLATEPVQRLLHEDPPGPGVDSEQQLLEASKSGDIECVRRILTAQPYLVNVRDLDGRHSTPLHFAAGYNRVPIVEYLLQHGADVHAKDKGGLVPLHNACSYGHYEVTELLVRHGACVNVADLWKFTPLHEAAAKGKYDIVKLLLKHGADVNRKNRDGHTALDLVKESDQDVADLLRGDAALLDAAKKGNLARVQKLLNPENINCRDSQGRNSTPLHLAAGYNNLEVAEYLLENGADVNAQDKGGLIPLHNASSYGHLDIAALLIRFQTAVNATDRWGFTPLHEAAQKGRTQLCALLLAHGADPYLKNQEGQTPLHLATADDVRSLLQDAMMSQPALAPAAGGAAPPPVSPASPKPPGTPSKSASQSTVSPAPSLISINNIGAEVETVMMPSGASLTFTPVMCSSPGIGDGCCDHSRCETTPDTTVNMSIASFLNSLGLEHLRDIFEREDITLDILAEMGHEELKTIGINAYGHRHKLLKGIEKLLSQHNGLLGSACSSSGGANGSSQGTLLVDLCREDREFIAVDEEMQATIREHRDNGHAGGVFSKYNVVKIQKIRNKRLWERYAHRRREVAEDNSGQSNERMLFHGSPFISAIVQKGFDERHAYIGGMFGAGIYFAEHSSKSNQYVYGIGGGTGCPVHKDRSCYSCYRQLLLCRVTLGKSFLQFSAMKMAHAPPGHHSVVGRPSAGGLCYPEYVVYRGEQAYPEYLITYQIVKPEEAGPKEDGARDND, from the exons ATGGCTTCCCGGAGGTCTGCCTTGGCCTCGCAAACCGAAATCTCCGGGAACGACCCTCTCCGCGAGCTGTTCGAGGCCTGCAGGAATGGAGACCTAGTGCGAGTGAAGAAGCTCGTGAATCCGCAAAATGTGAACGCCAGGGACACGGCAGGGAGGAAGTCTTCGCCCTTGCACTTCGCAGCAG GTTTTGGCCGGAGAGATGTGGTGGAGCATTTGCTGAATCTTGGAGCAGCTGTCGGAGCGCGTGACGACGGCGGACTAATTCCCCTGCACAACGCTTGTTCCTTCGGCCACGCGGAGGTTGTTTCGCTGCTCCTCAAGCACGGGGCTGACCCCAACGCACGCGACAACTGGAACTACACGCCCCTCCACGAAGCTGCTTCCAAGTCCAAGTTTGATGTTTGCATAG TTCTTCTTCAAAACGGAGCGGATCCAAGCATCCGCAACACAGACGGCAAGACGGCGCTGGATTTGGCAGATACCTATGCTCGCTCTGTGCTCACAG GGGAGTACAAGAAAGAGGAGCTGCTTGAGGCTGCCAGAGCAGGCAATGAAGAGCGTCTGCTGGCCCTTCTGACTCCCCTCAATGTCAACTGCCATGCCTCCGATGGCCGTAAGTCCACCCCTTTGCATCTGGCAGCGGGCTACAATCGTACAGAGATTGTAACAATACTGCTTCAGCATGGAGCAGATGTCCACGCAAAGGACAAAGG TGGCCTGGTTCCTCTCCACAATGCCTGTTCCTATGGCCACTTTGAGGTGACGGAACTTCTCATCAAGCATGGGGCCAACGTGAATGCCATGGACCTGTGGCAGTTCACGCCCCTGCATGAAGCTGCCTCAAAGTCACGGGTGGAG GTGTGCTCCCTCCTCCTGGCCCATGGTGCTGATCCTACACTGCTCAATTGCCACTCCAAGTCTGCTATTGATGTAGCCCCCACCAGGGAGCTCCAAGAAAGACTCTCCT ATGAGTATAAGGGCCACAGTCTGTTGGAAGCGTGTCGGCAAGCTGATTCGACAAGGCTAAAAAAGTTACTCTCAGCAGATGTTGTTAACTTTAAGCACCCGTACACAGGAGATACTCCCCTT CACTGTGCGGTGAGTTCAAGCAGCGGCAAAAGACGTGGAGTGGTGGAGGCGTTGCTGAGGAAGGGCGCTCCACTCCAGGAGAAGAACAAGGACTTCCTCACCCCACTCCACTTATCTGCCGACAAGGGACATTATGATATAATGGAACTCTTACTCAAACATGGGTCCAAGGTCAACGCACTCGACAGCTTAGGTCAAACCG CTCTACATCGAGCTGGTAGAGACGGGGATGTTCAGGCATGTCGTGTGTTACTACAATATGGTGTTGACCCCACAATCATCTCACTTCAAGGGTACACTGCCACACAACTTGCAACAGAACCTGTGCAAAGGCTACTCCATG AAGACCCACCTGGGCCAGGTGTGGACAGTGAGCAGCAGCTTCTCGAGGCCTCAAAGTCCGGCGACATTGAGTGTGTCCGGCGCATCCTCACTGCTCAGCCTTACCTGGTCAATGTGAGAGACCTAGATGGAAGACATTCCACGCCCCTCCACTTCGCTGCGGGATATAACCGTGTCCCAATTGTGGAATACTTGTTGCAACATGGAGCAGATGTTCATGCTAAAGATAAAGG TGGCTTGGTACCCCTCCACAACGCTTGTTCATATGGTCACTATGAGGTTACGGAATTGCTGGTGAGGCATGGAGCCTGCGTCAACGTGGCAGATCTCTGGAAATTTACGCCATTGCACGAAGCTGCTGCCAAGGGAAAATATGACATTGTAAAGCTGTTGTTAAAG CATGGGGCCGACGTCAACAGGAAGAATCGTGATGGTCACACGGCCCTAGACCTGGTGAAGGAGAGTGATCAGGATGTAGCTGACCTCCTGCGGGGAGATGCGGCCCTCCTTGATGCAGCCAAGAAGGGCAACCTTGCCAGGGTACAGAAGCTGCTCAACCCAGAGAACATCAACTGCAGGGATTCGCAG gGACGTAACTCAACACCCCTGCACCTAGCTGCAGGCTACAACAATCTCGAAGTTGCAGAATATCTCTTAGAGAATGGGGCAGACGTCAATGCTCAGGATAAG gGTGGTCTGATTCCCCTCCACAATGCCTCTTCCTATGGCCATCTGGACATCGCAGCGCTACTCATCCGGTTCCAGACGGCAGTTAATGCCACTGACCGGTGGGGCTTCACTCCCCTTCATGAAGCTGCACAGAAGGGGAGAACGCAGCTGTGTGCCCTCTTGCTGGCTCATGGTGCTGATCCCTATCTCAAGAACCag GAGGGCCAAACTCCACTGCACTTAGCCACTGCAGATGATGTACGAAGCTTGTTGCAAGATGCCATGATGAGTCAGCCAGCCTTGGCGCCAGCTGCAGGTGGGGCTGCTCCTCCCCCTGTGTCCCCTGCCTCCCCGAAGCCCCCTGGCACACCCTCCAAGAGTGCCTCGCAGTCTACAGTGTCCCCTGCACCTTCACTCATATCCATCAATAACATCGGAGCTGAGG TGGAGACAGTCATGATGCCTTCAGGAGCAAGCTTGACTTTTACCCCAGTCATGTGTTCCTCACCGGGCATTGGGGATGGTTGCTGCGACCACTCTCGATGTGAGACCACACCAGACACTACAGTCAACATGAGCATTGCTTCATTTCTTAACAG TCTGGGCCTGGAGCACCTAAGAGATATCTTCGAGAGGGAAGACATCACTCTTGACATACTAGCAGAGATGGGACACGAGGAGCTGAAGACCATTGGCATCAATGCATATGGCCACCGTCACAAGCTACTCAAGGGCATCGAGAAACTTCTTAGTCAACACA ATGGATTACTAGGCAGCGCTTGCAGTAGCAGTGGCGGTGCAAATGGTTCATCACAGGGCACACTGCTGGTCGATCTTTGCCGGGAGGATCGTGAGTTCATAGCAGTGGACGAGGAGATGCAGGCGACTATCCGAGAGCACCGGGACAATGGCCATGCGGGAGGGGTCTTTTCCAAGTACAATGTTGTCAAG ATccagaaaataaggaataaacgCTTATGGGAGCGCTATGCACATCGTCGTAGAGAAGTTGCAGAAGACAACAGTGGTCAGTCCAATGAGAGAATGCTGTTCCATGGATCTCCGTTTATCTCTGCCATAGTGCAGAAAGGCTTTGATGAAAGACATGCCTATATTGGTGGCATGTTTGGAGCAG GTATTTACTTTGCTGAGCATTCCTCCAAGAGCAATCAGTATGTATATGGCATTGGTGGTGGCACTGGCTGCCCAGTACACAAGGACCGTTCCTGTTATTCATGTTATAG GCAATTACTGCTGTGTCGAGTTACGCTTGGTAAGTCATTCCTGCAGTTCTCAGCGATGAAGATGGCCCATGCTCCTCCAGGACACCACTCTGTTGTTGGAAGGCCCAGTGCTGGTGGGCTCTGCTACCCTGAATATGTGGTGTACAGAGGGGAACAG gcATACCCCGAGTACCTCATCACATACCAGATTGTCAAGCCAGAGGAGGCTGGACCGAAAGAGGATGGTGCCCGGGACAACGACTGA
- the LOC119580085 gene encoding poly [ADP-ribose] polymerase tankyrase-2-like isoform X2, whose product MASRRSALASQTEISGNDPLRELFEACRNGDLVRVKKLVNPQNVNARDTAGRKSSPLHFAAGFGRRDVVEHLLNLGAAVGARDDGGLIPLHNACSFGHAEVVSLLLKHGADPNARDNWNYTPLHEAASKSKFDVCIVLLQNGADPSIRNTDGKTALDLADTYARSVLTGEYKKEELLEAARAGNEERLLALLTPLNVNCHASDGRKSTPLHLAAGYNRTEIVTILLQHGADVHAKDKGGLVPLHNACSYGHFEVTELLIKHGANVNAMDLWQFTPLHEAASKSRVEVCSLLLAHGADPTLLNCHSKSAIDVAPTRELQERLSYEYKGHSLLEACRQADSTRLKKLLSADVVNFKHPYTGDTPLHCAVSSSSGKRRGVVEALLRKGAPLQEKNKDFLTPLHLSADKGHYDIMELLLKHGSKVNALDSLGQTALHRAGRDGDVQACRVLLQYGVDPTIISLQGYTATQLATEPVQRLLHALQPLKRDSRPAEDPPGPGVDSEQQLLEASKSGDIECVRRILTAQPYLVNVRDLDGRHSTPLHFAAGYNRVPIVEYLLQHGADVHAKDKGGLVPLHNACSYGHYEVTELLVRHGACVNVADLWKFTPLHEAAAKGKYDIVKLLLKHGADVNRKNRDGHTALDLVKESDQDVADLLRGDAALLDAAKKGNLARVQKLLNPENINCRDSQGRNSTPLHLAAGYNNLEVAEYLLENGADVNAQDKGGLIPLHNASSYGHLDIAALLIRFQTAVNATDRWGFTPLHEAAQKGRTQLCALLLAHGADPYLKNQEGQTPLHLATADDVRSLLQDAMMSQPALAPAAGGAAPPPVSPASPKPPGTPSKSASQSTVSPAPSLISINNIGAEVETVMMPSGASLTFTPVMCSSPGIGDGCCDHSRCETTPDTTVNMSIASFLNSLGLEHLRDIFEREDITLDILAEMGHEELKTIGINAYGHRHKLLKGIEKLLSQHNGLLGSACSSSGGANGSSQGTLLVDLCREDREFIAVDEEMQATIREHRDNGHAGGVFSKYNVVKIQKIRNKRLWERYAHRRREVAEDNSGQSNERMLFHGSPFISAIVQKGFDERHAYIGGMFGAGIYFAEHSSKSNQYVYGIGGGTGCPVHKDRSCYSCYRQLLLCRVTLGKSFLQFSAMKMAHAPPGHHSVVGRPSAGGLCYPEYVVYRGEQAYPEYLITYQIVKPEEAGPKEDGARDND is encoded by the exons ATGGCTTCCCGGAGGTCTGCCTTGGCCTCGCAAACCGAAATCTCCGGGAACGACCCTCTCCGCGAGCTGTTCGAGGCCTGCAGGAATGGAGACCTAGTGCGAGTGAAGAAGCTCGTGAATCCGCAAAATGTGAACGCCAGGGACACGGCAGGGAGGAAGTCTTCGCCCTTGCACTTCGCAGCAG GTTTTGGCCGGAGAGATGTGGTGGAGCATTTGCTGAATCTTGGAGCAGCTGTCGGAGCGCGTGACGACGGCGGACTAATTCCCCTGCACAACGCTTGTTCCTTCGGCCACGCGGAGGTTGTTTCGCTGCTCCTCAAGCACGGGGCTGACCCCAACGCACGCGACAACTGGAACTACACGCCCCTCCACGAAGCTGCTTCCAAGTCCAAGTTTGATGTTTGCATAG TTCTTCTTCAAAACGGAGCGGATCCAAGCATCCGCAACACAGACGGCAAGACGGCGCTGGATTTGGCAGATACCTATGCTCGCTCTGTGCTCACAG GGGAGTACAAGAAAGAGGAGCTGCTTGAGGCTGCCAGAGCAGGCAATGAAGAGCGTCTGCTGGCCCTTCTGACTCCCCTCAATGTCAACTGCCATGCCTCCGATGGCCGTAAGTCCACCCCTTTGCATCTGGCAGCGGGCTACAATCGTACAGAGATTGTAACAATACTGCTTCAGCATGGAGCAGATGTCCACGCAAAGGACAAAGG TGGCCTGGTTCCTCTCCACAATGCCTGTTCCTATGGCCACTTTGAGGTGACGGAACTTCTCATCAAGCATGGGGCCAACGTGAATGCCATGGACCTGTGGCAGTTCACGCCCCTGCATGAAGCTGCCTCAAAGTCACGGGTGGAG GTGTGCTCCCTCCTCCTGGCCCATGGTGCTGATCCTACACTGCTCAATTGCCACTCCAAGTCTGCTATTGATGTAGCCCCCACCAGGGAGCTCCAAGAAAGACTCTCCT ATGAGTATAAGGGCCACAGTCTGTTGGAAGCGTGTCGGCAAGCTGATTCGACAAGGCTAAAAAAGTTACTCTCAGCAGATGTTGTTAACTTTAAGCACCCGTACACAGGAGATACTCCCCTT CACTGTGCGGTGAGTTCAAGCAGCGGCAAAAGACGTGGAGTGGTGGAGGCGTTGCTGAGGAAGGGCGCTCCACTCCAGGAGAAGAACAAGGACTTCCTCACCCCACTCCACTTATCTGCCGACAAGGGACATTATGATATAATGGAACTCTTACTCAAACATGGGTCCAAGGTCAACGCACTCGACAGCTTAGGTCAAACCG CTCTACATCGAGCTGGTAGAGACGGGGATGTTCAGGCATGTCGTGTGTTACTACAATATGGTGTTGACCCCACAATCATCTCACTTCAAGGGTACACTGCCACACAACTTGCAACAGAACCTGTGCAAAGGCTACTCCATG CACTTCAGCCCCTAAAGAGAGACTCTCGCCCTGCAGAAGACCCACCTGGGCCAGGTGTGGACAGTGAGCAGCAGCTTCTCGAGGCCTCAAAGTCCGGCGACATTGAGTGTGTCCGGCGCATCCTCACTGCTCAGCCTTACCTGGTCAATGTGAGAGACCTAGATGGAAGACATTCCACGCCCCTCCACTTCGCTGCGGGATATAACCGTGTCCCAATTGTGGAATACTTGTTGCAACATGGAGCAGATGTTCATGCTAAAGATAAAGG TGGCTTGGTACCCCTCCACAACGCTTGTTCATATGGTCACTATGAGGTTACGGAATTGCTGGTGAGGCATGGAGCCTGCGTCAACGTGGCAGATCTCTGGAAATTTACGCCATTGCACGAAGCTGCTGCCAAGGGAAAATATGACATTGTAAAGCTGTTGTTAAAG CATGGGGCCGACGTCAACAGGAAGAATCGTGATGGTCACACGGCCCTAGACCTGGTGAAGGAGAGTGATCAGGATGTAGCTGACCTCCTGCGGGGAGATGCGGCCCTCCTTGATGCAGCCAAGAAGGGCAACCTTGCCAGGGTACAGAAGCTGCTCAACCCAGAGAACATCAACTGCAGGGATTCGCAG gGACGTAACTCAACACCCCTGCACCTAGCTGCAGGCTACAACAATCTCGAAGTTGCAGAATATCTCTTAGAGAATGGGGCAGACGTCAATGCTCAGGATAAG gGTGGTCTGATTCCCCTCCACAATGCCTCTTCCTATGGCCATCTGGACATCGCAGCGCTACTCATCCGGTTCCAGACGGCAGTTAATGCCACTGACCGGTGGGGCTTCACTCCCCTTCATGAAGCTGCACAGAAGGGGAGAACGCAGCTGTGTGCCCTCTTGCTGGCTCATGGTGCTGATCCCTATCTCAAGAACCag GAGGGCCAAACTCCACTGCACTTAGCCACTGCAGATGATGTACGAAGCTTGTTGCAAGATGCCATGATGAGTCAGCCAGCCTTGGCGCCAGCTGCAGGTGGGGCTGCTCCTCCCCCTGTGTCCCCTGCCTCCCCGAAGCCCCCTGGCACACCCTCCAAGAGTGCCTCGCAGTCTACAGTGTCCCCTGCACCTTCACTCATATCCATCAATAACATCGGAGCTGAGG TGGAGACAGTCATGATGCCTTCAGGAGCAAGCTTGACTTTTACCCCAGTCATGTGTTCCTCACCGGGCATTGGGGATGGTTGCTGCGACCACTCTCGATGTGAGACCACACCAGACACTACAGTCAACATGAGCATTGCTTCATTTCTTAACAG TCTGGGCCTGGAGCACCTAAGAGATATCTTCGAGAGGGAAGACATCACTCTTGACATACTAGCAGAGATGGGACACGAGGAGCTGAAGACCATTGGCATCAATGCATATGGCCACCGTCACAAGCTACTCAAGGGCATCGAGAAACTTCTTAGTCAACACA ATGGATTACTAGGCAGCGCTTGCAGTAGCAGTGGCGGTGCAAATGGTTCATCACAGGGCACACTGCTGGTCGATCTTTGCCGGGAGGATCGTGAGTTCATAGCAGTGGACGAGGAGATGCAGGCGACTATCCGAGAGCACCGGGACAATGGCCATGCGGGAGGGGTCTTTTCCAAGTACAATGTTGTCAAG ATccagaaaataaggaataaacgCTTATGGGAGCGCTATGCACATCGTCGTAGAGAAGTTGCAGAAGACAACAGTGGTCAGTCCAATGAGAGAATGCTGTTCCATGGATCTCCGTTTATCTCTGCCATAGTGCAGAAAGGCTTTGATGAAAGACATGCCTATATTGGTGGCATGTTTGGAGCAG GTATTTACTTTGCTGAGCATTCCTCCAAGAGCAATCAGTATGTATATGGCATTGGTGGTGGCACTGGCTGCCCAGTACACAAGGACCGTTCCTGTTATTCATGTTATAG GCAATTACTGCTGTGTCGAGTTACGCTTGGTAAGTCATTCCTGCAGTTCTCAGCGATGAAGATGGCCCATGCTCCTCCAGGACACCACTCTGTTGTTGGAAGGCCCAGTGCTGGTGGGCTCTGCTACCCTGAATATGTGGTGTACAGAGGGGAACAG gcATACCCCGAGTACCTCATCACATACCAGATTGTCAAGCCAGAGGAGGCTGGACCGAAAGAGGATGGTGCCCGGGACAACGACTGA